Sequence from the Xylanibacillus composti genome:
TATCGCGGATAATCCGCTGAATCGAACGATTGTCGATCGAGACAATATCCTCGAAGACGAACATTCTCTTCTTGATTTCCTCTGCAAGCTCTGGGTCCTGAATCTCCAGCGCATCGAGGATCGTTCTCTCCGTTCCGCGGTCTACCCCATTCAAGATTTGAACGATGGACTCGATACCGCCCGCATTCGTGTAGTCTTGCGTTACGGTCGAGGACAGCTTCTGCTCCAGCACCCGCTCCACTTGACTGATCACTTCAGGCGAGGTGCTGTCCATCATCGCGATCCGCTTGGCAACATCAGCCTGCTTCTCCTGGGGCAGCGACGACAAGATTGTCGATGACTGTTCGGGAGACAAATAAGACAGCACTAATGCAATCGTCTGCGAATTCTCATTCTGGATAAAATTCAATATTTGTGCGGGATCGGCTTTCCGTGCAAAGTCGAACGGCCTCACCTGCAGCGTCGCAGTAAGTCGGTTCAGAATATCAATCGCTTTCTGGGAACCAAGCGCCTTTTCCAATATGTCCTTGGCGTAAGTGATCCCGCCTTGCGAAATATATTCCTGGGCAACGCATATTTCGTGAAACTCATTCAGCACGGCTTCCTTCTCTTCACTGCTGACCTTGCGCACATTGGCAATTTCCAACGTTAACTGCTCGATTTCTTCGTCGCGAAGATGCTTGAAGATATTCGCAGAAACTTCCGGTCCCAGCGAAATGAGCAGGAGAGCCGCTTTTTGCCTGCCGCTCAATCCTTGCTGCATATTTGCCATACCTCCAGACACCCCTATTCCTCAGCCAGCCATGTACGCAACAGGTTGACGAACTCTTCCGGCTTCTTCTTGGCCAGAGACTCCAGCTGTTTTTTGACCTGATTTTCGTTCCGTACCGATTCCAGGTCTATTGTAGGCTGCTCAATCGCTGCCGCTACATCTTCCTCAAACTCTTCCTCTACCTCTGCCGCTCTCCTGCGTCGCATCACGAAGAACGCAAGCGCAGCAATGGCCGCCAGTACAGCAGCACCGATGCCGTAGAACAGCGCGTTGCTTCCGCCGCCGCTTGAATCGCTTGCATAGCCGTTGACGCCGCGGAGATTTTGAGTGATGACGGATACCTTGCCTTGCAGCTCCTCAGTAGTGAAGGAGCGACCGCTGTCGGCCAAGGAAGTATTGACGATGCCTACAAGCATTTGCTCGATTTCATCCTTCACTTCCTGCGACAACGAATCGGGATTTTGCGGATCTGGCGGTTCTATGCCAGCGAAAATAGTCAAGTCCGTCACCACATACGGGCTTGAAATGATCGATTGCGTAATCTCGTTGATCTCATAATTAATCGTAGAGCTTATTTCTTCAGAACTGGATTCTCCTTGTCCCATGTTGCCCTGATACCCCGGGACATCGGGCGCTCCCGTTCCAGGCACGCCGCCCTCGTTCGCGCCGGTATTCGTGTAGTTCTTCTGGATTTCTTGAACACTGCGGGCAATGCCCGTCTGATCTTCGGTATTGACTGGCTGGAACAGCCGTTCTTCCCGGGCTCGCTGATCAAAATTGAGACTGGAAACTACACTGACGACAACCTTTTCCGAACCCAGAATCGTGCCCAAAAAGCTTTCAATGTTTCGTCTGATATCCTCTTCATATTCCTTCTTGATTTGCATTTGCTGAAGCACTACATTCGCGGTATTGCCGATGCCTCCGTTGAGTTTGGAGGATGGAAGCAGCTCGCCCTTCTGATCCGTAATCGTGATATTCTCGATCGGCAGCAATTCGCTTCCTACGCTAAGTCGGACGATATTGTACAGAGAGTCAATATACTCCTGGCTTGCGCGATAGCCGGGACGAAAATTGATCGATACGGAAGCGGAGGCTTTGTCCTCTCGATTATCGCTAATAAACACGCTTGACTCCGGCATCGCCAGCAATACCTTGGAGCTTACTACTCCCTCTTTCGTATTAATCTGCTTTTGGATTTCACCTGCGAGGGCATCGTCCTTCAGCACGGCAAACTGATTGTCAGTCATGCCGAAGCTGGATATGTTGTCTTTGAATATGCCGAAGCCCTGTGAGCCGTTCTGCACCAAATCCTGTGAAGCCGCCTCCACCTTCACTCTCGTCACTTCTGTGGTAGGCACCGCGATGCTGCTGCCGTCCGGTCCGAACTTGTACGGAATACCCGTTGACTCCAAATAGTCCTTGACTGCGGCCATGTCCGTAGCGTCCAGATCACGGAAAGCCCAAGAATACTCCGTCTTGGAGAAATTGAATATGACCAGAGCAATAACAAGCACGGTCAGAACTACAATTGAAACAGAAAGTACTTTCTGTTTGATGTCCATTCGATTCCAGAATTGTTTGGTTTTATCCCTATAGCGGCTCAAAGCTTCGTTCACTGTTTCACCTCATCCAACTACCTGGCTATATGCCGACGCAACATCAAATTTGCATACGCATGATTTCTTGATACGCTTCTACAGCTTTGTTACGCACTTGCACGGTAAGCTCCAAACCAAGAAGCGCTTTTTCATTGGCAATGGTCAGCTTATGTACATCATCCAAATTCCCCACCATGAACTGGTTGCCCAATTGCTCGACTACGCCGTGCTGGGCTTGCAGCTTGCCCATGGCATCGTCTAGAAACGATGCGAAGCTTTCTCCGAAAGCAACGGCTCCAGCGGACTTCTCTTTATTCACTGCAGCCAGCACTTTTTCTGCGCCAGCAGCATTGACTGGATTGATCATATTCCCCCTCCTTCGCCGTTAAAAAAATTTCTTTAAAACTTTTTTCTTCTTTCGACCGTCATAAATATAGATTCGATTACGAAACTATCTGTAAAGGCTATTTCCCGATTTCCAGAGCTTTCATGAACATGCTTTTCGACGCATTCAGCGCCGTTACATTCGCTTCATAGCTGCGGGTTGCCGATATCATGTCCACCATTTCCTTCATGATATCCACGTTTGGCAAGCGCACATAACCGTTTGCATCCGCATCTGGGTGAGCAGGATTGTATACTTGTTTGAACGGGGATGGATCCTCGATCACCCTGCTTACTTTCACCCCGCTGCCCGTATGCCGGTTCATTTCTTGCTGAAGAATGGTGTCGAAGGACTGGTTTCTTGTCGGTTCCATGACTACCAGCTTACGCTGATACGGGACCCACTGCCCATTGACATATTCCCCGCGTGTCGTTTCGGCGTTCGCGATATTCGAAGATATGACATCCATCCGAAATCGCTGCGCAGTTAGTGCAGAAGAGCTGATATCAAATGCATTCGTCAATTTCATAGCGGATTACCGACCTCCTATCGAAGTTCTGATGCTGCGCAGTTCATGACTGATTTGCTGCACGAGCATATTGTAATTCAGCTGATTTTTGGCAAGCATGGACATTTCAGCATCGATATCCACATTGTTTTTGTTATTGTTCATAACGGACAAGTGGTCCGTTTGAATAACAGGGCCGCTGTTTCCCGCAATTGTACTGCCGAAGCTGAAATGCTTCTCATGCGTCCGTCTGCCTGCCAGACTGGACGAACTGCGATTCAGCTCCTCTTGCAGAAATTCCTCGAACCTGACTGTCGAACGCTTGAATCCCGGCGTATCCACATTCGCAATATTATGGGTGATGACATTTTGGCGAAGCGAAGCCGCGTCCAAGGAGCGTTCCAAGCGGTTGATCAGGCTGCTGTTCAGAAAATCCATCTTTCGCCCCCCTTTTTGCACCGACAAATATAGACATTCAGACTAGGTACATATTCAACATAGGACGCATAATTCCTCCCTGCAAACAGAAAAACCATAAAAAAACGATTCTATTCGACAGCTTCCAACAAGAAAATTTCCTTCTTGTTTCTCATAATGGGGGAAAAGCAAAAAGGAGACAATAAGAAAAAAGTCCTGTCTTTTCACGCGAAAAGCAGGACTTTTTAGGAGTTCCATAGTCTTGAATATCTAAATTTATCAACCGCAGTTCATTAGGCCTTAGCCCTGGCGATCTCGTCAGTCAAATATTCGTTCAACACTTTGATATAGGTCCCTTTCATGCCAAGCGACCTTGTTTCGATCACGCCCGCGCTTTCCAGCTTGCGCAGCGCGTTGACAATGACCGAACGGGTGATGCCGGCCCGGTCTGCGATCTTGCTGGCAACCAGCAGCCCATCAGGACCTTCCAGCTCGCCGAAGATATGCTCGACAGCTTCCAGTTCGCTGAAGGACAACGATTCTACAGCAACATGAACAACCGCCTTGTTCCGGGCATCCTGCTCCATTCGTTCTGTACGCTCGCGCAGGATTTCCATCGCAATGATTGTAGAGCCGTATTCCGCCAATATCAGATCATCATCCACAAACGCTTCATTGAAACGTACGAGCAGCAGCGTCCCTTGGCGGGAGCCTGCCCCCATAACCGGAACGACCGTCATCATTTTATCTTCAAAAACACGGGTCAATTCTTGTCGCCACTGTTCTCCGCCTGCTTCCGGATCCATCCCGGAATTCGTAGTTGTCTCCCGAATCGCCAGCAATTTTTCATTCAGCTCTGGAATCAGCTGCCGGTCCTCTACGATCATTTGTCGCACAGGCTCGGATATGATTGGCGTAATCACAGAGTACCCTAGAATTTTCCCCTTCCGGCTAACGACATACACATTTGCTCGTATCGTATCCTTCAGTACTTCCGCCACTTCCATAAAGTTCACAGCTTGTCCAGCCGCTTTTTGCAGCATTCGGTTTAATCGTCGTGTCTTACTCAGCAGACTCATCTTAAAGCCCCCACTAGTTTTTTACAAGATATATTGACTTAAATCTCGGTTTCGTGCTATGTCACCCAGCTTCTCCCGAACATACTCCGGCGTAATGACAATGGATTCCATTGTAATATCGGGTGCTTCAAAGGACAGATCCTCCAACAGCTTCTCCAATATCGTATGCAATCTTCTGGCACCGATGTTGTCTGTGTTCTGATTCACCTCCGCTGCTATACGGGCCAGCTCCGCTATCGCTTCGTCCGAAAATTCTACGGTGATGCCTTCTGTTGCCAGCAGCGCCGTATACTGCTTCGTCATCGCGTTTTGCGGCTCCTTAAGAATGCGTACAAAATCTTCTTGCGTCAAGCTGTTCAATTCGACCCGTATCGGGAATCTTCCCTGCAGCTCCGGAATCAAGTCAGACGGCTTGGCTATATGGAAAGCTCCCGCTGCTATGAAGAGCATATAGTCGGTTTTGACCGGACCATACTTCGTCATAATGGTCGAGCCCTCTACGATCGGAAGAATATCCCTTTGTACGCCTTCGCGAGAGACGTCCGGACCGCTGCCGCGATCCTTGCTTGCGATTTTGTCGATTTCGTCGAGAAAAATGATGCCGCTCTGCTCTGCGCGTTCAATCGATTCCTGGTACACTTCGTCCATGTCAATCAGCTTGTTCGCTTCTTCCTGCATCAGCACCTTGCGCGCTTCCTTAATCGGCAGCTTGCGCTTCTTCGTCTTTTTCGGCATCATATTGCCGAAAATTTCCTGCATATTAATGCCCATCTGTTCATTGCCTTGTCCCGTGAACATTTCCAGCATGGAAGGAGAGTTGTCTTCCACTTGAATTTCAATAATTTGATCCTCCAGCTCTCCTCGCCTCAATCGCTCACGCAGCTGTGCCCGTCTGGCCTGCAGATCTTGATTCGCGTGCTGCTGATCATCGTCTGCATCCTCCTGCGCGCCTGCGCCGCCAAAAATCATCTCCAGCGGATTTTTGCCTGCGCGATGGCGATTGGGGGACGGGGCCAGAATCGAAATGATGCGTTCATTCGCTTGCTGCTCCGCTTTTTCCTTGACGGTTTCGGTCTTTTCAGATTTCACCATGCGGATGGCAGTTTCCACCAAATCCCGTATCATGGATTCCACATCCCGGCCTACATAGCCTACCTCTGTGAACTTGGTTGCCTCCAGCTTGACGAAGGGCGCTCCAGTCAGCTTCGCCAGCCTGCGGGCAATTTCAGTCTTGCCGACGCCTGTGGGGCCGATCATCAAGATGTTCTTGGGCACGATTTCGTCACGAATGCTTTCGTCCAGCTGGCTTCTCCGGTAGCGATTGCGCAGCGCGACGGCTACCGATTTCTTCGCTTCTTTCTGTCCGACAATGTACTTATCCAATTCGGCTACAATTTGCCTTGGCGTCATTGCCTTTTGATTCATGCGTCCACCCCTCCCGTTTGATCAACAGTCCGCTTTTTATATTTCTTCTGTTACTATATTATGGTTGGTAAATACACAAATATCCGCAGCCATTTGCAAAGCTGCCTTGGATATTTCAGCGGCACCCATATGCGGCGCATACTGTTTGAGGGCACGGCCTGCTGCAAGCGCGAAGCTGCCACCCGATCCAATCGCAACGATGCCGTCATCCGGTTCGATGATTTCGCCGTTGCCAGAGATCAAGAGCAGCGACTGCTCATCCATGACAACCATCATCGCTTCCAGTCTGCGCAGCACGCGGTCAGAACGCCAATCCTTGGCAAGCTCGACAGCAGCGCGCTGCAGATTGCCGCCGTGCTCCTCCAGCTTGGCCTCAAATTTCTCGAACAGGGTTATGGCATCTGCTACAGAACCAGCAAAGCCAGCTATCACATTCCCCCTGTACAGCCTTCTTACTTTTTTCGCATGCTGCTTCATGACCATCTGATTTCCGAAGGTCACTTGACCGTCACCGGATACGGCTCCCTTGCCATTGTGCCGGATCGCAAATATCGTTGTTGCATGAAAGCTTGCGTTCATCCCTTCAACCTCCTTAGGCTCTCGGATGAGCCCGATTATAAACGGACTGCAAGTGATCCTTGGTTACATGGGTGTAAATTTGCGTTGTTGATATGTTGGCATGCCCGAGCAGTTCCTGCACAGTTCGCAAATCCGCACCCGCCTCCAGCATATGTGTGGCGAACGAGTGCCTGAACGTGTGCGGGGAAATCCGTCTTCCCTGCGCGCTGCGCTCTACAAGACTGTTCAATACCCTGCGTACGCTGCGCTCGGTCAAGCGCGTCCCCCGATGGTTCAAGAACAAGGCGAAGCCGCTGCCTTCGCGTGCCAATGCGGGCCTGGCATCTCGCAAGTAGCGCTTGAGCGCATGCAGGGCGTATTCACCCAGCGGAACGTAGCGTTCCTTCGCGCCTTTGCCATACACTAGCGCAGTCCCGATGCCAAGATCGACATGCTGGAGATCAAGTCCGGCCAGTTCACTGACCCGCATTCCTCCGGCATACAGCATCTCAACAATAGCCCGGTCCCGCAATCCCAGCGGCCCGTCGCGATCCGCCGCCTCCAATATCGCCTGCATCTCCTCTACATAGAGGAAGGAAGGAAGTTTCTTCTCAAGCTTGGGTGTGCGAATATGGTGAAACGGGCTTGCCTCCAATTCGCCTTCCCGCATAAGATACTGGTAGAAGGAACGGAGGGCTGACAGCTTGCGAGCGATGCTGGAACGCGCATATTCTCTGGCATGCAGCGCGGCCAAATACATGCGCACATCTGAATAGTTAACCTCGACGAAACGTTCGATACGCTGCTCTTTAAGGAACGCGCAATAATCGCGCAAATCGGCTGCATAATGCTCCAGTGTGTATGCAGACGCATTTTTCTCAACTTCAAGATAATGCAGAAAGCTGTCGAGCAGCCGATTATCCTTCATGCCGTTCCCCCCTAACAGGTTATACGCTTTGCTTGCGATAAGGTTCCAATGCCTGCAAGGCGCGATTCGCCAAGGCCTCATTCTTCTCCTGCTTCTTTCGAATCCGCACGGCAAGCGGCGGCAGCAGGCCAAAATTCGCATTCATCGGCTGGAAATGACGGAATTCCGCAGTAGTGATATAATGCGCCAAGCTGCCAATGACCGTTTCCTTCGGCATAACGAGCAACGGTTGCTCTTTTGCGGCCAGTGCCGCATTCATCCCGGCGACGAGCCCGGACGCTGCCGATTCCACATACCCTTCCACGCCGGTCATCTGGCCGGCAAAGAACAGCCGGTTCTCGCTCTTTAGCTGATAAGTCGCTTCAAGCAGCTTGGGCGAGTTGATAAACGTGTTGCGATGCATGACGCCAAATCGTACGAACTCCGCTTCTTCCAGACCGGGAATGAGAGAAAATACTCTTTTCTGCTCTCCCCACTTCAGATGCGTCTGAAATCCTACCATATTATATAGGGTTCCTGCAGAATTGTCCTGCCTCAGCTGCACGACAGCATGCGGCAGCTCCCCGGTATGCGGATTGACGAGACCGACAGGCTTCATCGGGCCGAACAGCACCGTTTGCTTGCCGCGCTTGGCCATTACTTCGATCGGCATGCAGCCTTCGAAGTATACTTCTTTCTCGAAGTCCTTCAGCGGCACGGCTTCAGCTTGAATCAGCTCCTCGTAGAACCGGCTGAATTCCTCCTCCGTCATCGGGCAGTTCAAGTACGCCGCTTCGCCTTTATCGTAGCGGGAAGCGAGATACACCTTGCTCATATCGATAGAATCCTTCTCGATGATTGGCGCAGCGGCATCATAAAAGTAAAAATAAGATTCGCCGGTCAACGCCTGCAGCCGCTCGGACAGGGCAGGCGAGGTAAGCGGTCCGGTAGCGATTACGACAATGCCTTCGGGAATCTCCGTCAATTCCTCATTTCGAAATTCGATCAATGGATGGTTCTTCAGTGTGCGCGTCACTTCGTCGGAGAACCCTTCCCGATCGACTGCCAGCGCGCCGCCAGCCGGAACGGCATGGAGGTCGGCCGCTTTTAGAATCAGCGAATCCAGGCGGCGCATTTCCTCCTTGAGCACGCCTACCGCATTGGTTAAGCCATTCGCCCGCAACGAATTGCTGCAGACCAATTCGGCAAATCGTTCCGTATGATGCGCGGGGGTTTTGCGAACCGGTCTCATCTCATACAGTGTGACCGGTACGCCTGCCGAGGCGATCTGCCACGCCGCCTCGCTTCCTGCGAGTCCGGCGCCAATCACCGTTACACCTTGTGCAGCGCTCATCCTAGCGTCCTCCTTCTCTGTTGCGCTCACGCTTCTTCTTGTTCTTCCTTCGCCACCTTGTGCGAACAAGCTACACATTGGTGGGACAACCCCGCTTTCGAGCGTTTTTCCACCATCATGCCGGAACACTCCGGACAAGGTTCCGCCACCGGCTTATCCCATGACACGAATTCGCATTCCGGGTACTGGTCGCAGCCGTAGAACAGGCGGCCCTTCTTGCTCCGGCGCTCCACAATCTTGCCTTTGCCGCAAGTCGGACATGCCACGCCGGTATCCTTCACGATGGGCTTCGTATTTCTGCAGTCCGGGAAACCGGAGCATGCCAGGAACTTGCCGAACCGCCCCATCTTGTAAACAAAGTGTCGGCCGCATTTCTCGCAAATCTCATCGGAAACCTCGTCCTCAATCTCGATTTCCTCCATCTCTTCTTCGGCTACGTCCAGCCGCTGCTTGAAGGTGGCGTAAAATTCCTTGAGGATCTTCACCCAATCCTCGCTGCCTTCTTCCACATGGTCCAACTCGTCTTCCATATTTGCCGTAAATTCCACGTTCAGTATTTCCGGGAAGTATTCCTCCATCAGCTGTATGACAAGCTCGCCAAGCTCCGTTGGAACGAACTTCTTGTCCTCCAGCGCAACATAGCCGCGCTTCTGTATCGTCTCCAGCGTCGGAGCATACGTGCTTGGCCGGCCAATTCCCTGCTCCTCCAAAGCCCGGACGAGACGTGCTTCCGTGTAGCGAGGAGGAGGCTGCGTGAAATGCTGCTTCGGCTCTGTCTGCTCCAGAACCGGCTGATCCTGAGGCTTCAGCGGCGGCAGGAATTTTTCTTCATCCTTCGTACCGTCGTCATTGCCTTCCACGTAGACCTTCATAAATCCGTGGAACTTGATCTTCGAGCCGTTCGCCTTAAACAAGACATCGCCGACCTTCAAATCGACGCTCATCGTATCCAGTACGGCGGAGGCCATCTGACTGGCGATGAATCGTTCCCATATCAATTTATACAGCCGGAACTGGTCGCGGGACAAATAGGACTTCACCGACTCCGGATCGCGCATGGCGGAGGTAGGGCGCACCGCCTCGTGCGCGTCCTGCGCATTGGAGCCCTTCTTCACATAGTTTCGGGGCTCTTCGGGCACGTAAGCATCGCCGAACTTGTCCTTGATGTATTCCCGCGCCTCCTCTTGAGCTACAGGCGATATCCGCGTGGAGTCGGTACGCATATATGTAATGAGACCGACAGAGCCTTCCTTCCCAAGATCGATGCCTTCATAAAGCTGCTGGGCAACAGACATCGTTCGGGCAGCTCTGAAATTCAGCTTTCGCGCGGCTTCCTGTTGCAATGAGCTGGTAATGAAGGGCGGAGCCGGGTGGCGCAGCCGTTCCTTCTCTTTCACATCGCTGACTACAAACGGCTTGCCCTCTATGGCGGCCAGCACCTGCTTAACCTCCGCCTCGTTGGACAGCTCCTTCTTCTCCCCGCCGATGCCATGGAACTTCGCCTCGAATGTATTCCCATCGATCGAAAGCCGAACGGTAATACTCCAATATTCCACTGGTTCGAAGGCCTTGATTTCATTTTCCCGATCAATGATGATCTTGACGGCGACAGACTGGACGCGGCCAGCCGACAAGCCTTTCTTCACTTTCTTCCACAGCAGCGGGCTAATCTTGTAACCGACCAGCCTGTCCAAAATGCGTCTTGCCTGCTGCGCATTGACCAAATCCATATTGATCGGCCGCGGATTCTTGAAGGCGTCTTTCACCGCTTGCTTCGTAATCTCATTAAAGACTACGCGGCACACATCCGTCTCGTCAATGTCTAAATAATGGGCCAAGTGCCAGGCAATGGCTTCCCCTTCACGATCCGGGTCAGCTGCAAGATAGATGCGCTTGACTTTCTTCTTGGCATCCTTCAATTCCTTGAGCACATTGCCTTTGCCGCGTATCGTTATATATTTCGGTTCAAAGTCCTTTTCGACCTCTACGCCAATCTGACTTTTCGGGAGATCACGGACATGGCCCATGGAGGCCTTTACTATAAATTGTTTGCCTAAGTATTTGCTGATGGTTTTGGCTTTCGCCGGTGATTCTACGATGACCAGGTTATCGGCCATAGGCGGTTTCCCCCCTTATGCGAGTCTATTTCGCGATTACCGGGCTAATACGTGATGAAGTGGAAATAAGATCCGGATTTTTGTTCAATCTTTTTCTTCATTAGTAAAGATAGCAGAACTGAATGCAAATGTCCAAACGGGAATTTCGTAGCAGCTTCCAACTCATCGATTGAAGCGGGAGCGTTAGCCAGGATATCCAAAATTCGCCGTTCGTCTTCAGACAAGGGCTGGGCATCCTGCAATCCCGGTAAATTCCCCGCAGGAACAGCAGCTTTGCTGCCCGTTCGCTCGTTCATCGCCGCCTTCCAATCCGGTGTCAGCAAATGGCTGATTCCTGCCTCAACCCCGTCTGCGCTCCAAACGGGGGTTACCGAATACTCTCCCCATAATTTCAATACTCCCCTGCTTTTCGGTGATGTAATCGGTCCCGGAACGATGAACACTTCGCGATTGGCGCTCGCGGCCATATCAGCCGTAATTAGCGCGCCACTGCGTTCTGCCGCTTCCACGACTACGGTCCCAAAGCTCAAACCGGCAATAATGCGATTGCGTCTCGGAAATTTGATCGGGTGCAGCGCAGACCCAAGCGGATATTCGCTGAGTATCAAGCCTTTTTCTGCGATTCTCTCGTAAAGCACGCGATTTTCCGGAGGATAAATGCGCTCCGGCCCTGCCCCGAGCACGGCAATCGTTCCTCCGCATCCCGAGAGCGCGCCCGCATGAGCCGCCGCATCAATGCCTCGGGCCATGCCGCTTACTACAGCATACCCTCGTTCCGACAGTTCCTGACCGAGCTGCTGCGCCACATGCTTGCCATACGCCGTCGGCACGCGTGTACCGACAATCGCGATTTGAGGCAGCTGAAGCATCTTCAAGTCTCCCTTGTAATAAAGTATCCAAGGCGGGGAATCCGCATGCTTCAGCAAGCTGGGATAGGTGTCGTCGAATCTGGTTATGATGCCGATATTCGCTTTTTCATACGCTTCCCGCCTCCTCTCAATGAACGAGGCTGTGAGGGTGTCACGCACTTTGCCCGCGATATCCTTTCTAACCCCAGCACGGGCAAGCAGCGCGTCTGACAACCATCCCCCTTTCCCTTCTTCGACATCCATCTCCAGATTATGCGTCGCCTCGACGATGCCCGCAATCGACTTCCATCCAACGCCTTCCATTTCATGCAGCCCGAACAGCAGCCATTTCTTGTCCATATCCTCTCATCCTCTCTCCCAACGGGAAATCAATAAAAAAAACCTTCCACGCCCTATTAAAAGGGTATGGAAGGTTGCTTACCTTCTGTAACAATCGTTCTGTTTTCAATTATTTCGTCTGGCACTTCTCCAGCAAGCCCTGCTCCTCCAGAACGCTTACCAAGGTCGCGCCCATGTCAGAAGGAGTTGGCGCTACGCGGATGCCGCAGCGCTCCATCGTTGCAATCTTCTCGGCCGCCGTGCCTTTGCCGCCGGAGATGATCGCGCCGGCATGGCCCATCCGCTTTCCTGGAGGCGCTGTCTGGCCGCCAATAAAGCCAACAACCGGCTTCTTCATATTCGCTTTGATCCACTCTGCAGCTTCTTCCTCCGCAGTGCCGCCGATTTCCCCGATCATGATGACGGCGTAAGTATCCGGATCTTCATTGAAGCGCTTCAGCACGTCGATGAATTCCATGCCTTTCACTGGATCTCCGCCAATACCCACAGCTGTGGATTGCCCGATGTTGCGAGTGGTCAGCTGATGCACCGCTTCATAAGTAAGCGTGCCGCTGCGGGATACGACGCCGACATGTCCCGGCGTATGAATGTATCCCGGCATGATGCCGATTTTGCATTCGCCCGGCGTGATAACGCCCGGACAGTTCGGTCCCACCAGCACAGTGCTCTTGCCTTCCATGTAGCGCTTCACCTTGACCATGTCAAGAACCGGAATGCCTTCTGTAATACAAATGACCAGGTCCAGATTGGCGTCTACCGCTTCCATGATGGAATCCGCTGCGAAAGCCGGCGGTACATAAATGACGGAAACGGTGGCGCCTGTTTCCTTCACTGCATCCTGAACGGTGTTGAATACCGGAAGCGAAACCTTGCTGCCATTCTCCAATTCAAATTCCACCTGGGTGCCGCCTTTGCCCGGCGTTACGCCGCCTACCATCTGGGTACCGTAATCCAGTGCGCCTTTCGTATGGAACATCCCGGTTGCGCCTGTAATCCCTTGTGTGATCACTTTGGTGTTTTTATCGATCAATATACTCATGGCTAATGCCTTACCTCCCATTCCGAAAGTAGTAGGATTATTTTACGAGGGAAACAATCTTCTGCGCGCCGTCGGACATCGAATCCGCAGACACGATATTCAGGCCGGATTCATTCAGAATCTTCTTGCCGAGCTCAACATTGGTGCCTTCAAGACGAACGACAAGCGGTTTGTCCAGCGATACCTGCTTCGCTGCTTCCACAACCCCGTTTGCAATGACGTCACAGCGCATAATGCCGCCGAAAATATTGACGAAGATGCCCTTCACCTTCGCATCGGACAAGATGATTTTGAACGCTTCGGTTACTTTCTCTGTCGTTGCGCCGCCGCCAACGTCCAGGAAGTTGGCCGGATCGCCGCCGAAATGCTTGATAATATCCATTGTCGCCATGGCAAGTCCGGCGCCGTTAACCATGCAGCCGATATTGCCGTCAAGCGCGATGTAGCTCAGGTCGAACTTGGATGCTTCGATTTCCTTCTCATCTTCCTCGTCAAGGTCTCTGAGCTCCACAATATCCTTGTGGCGATAGAGG
This genomic interval carries:
- the hslU gene encoding ATP-dependent protease ATPase subunit HslU; the encoded protein is MNQKAMTPRQIVAELDKYIVGQKEAKKSVAVALRNRYRRSQLDESIRDEIVPKNILMIGPTGVGKTEIARRLAKLTGAPFVKLEATKFTEVGYVGRDVESMIRDLVETAIRMVKSEKTETVKEKAEQQANERIISILAPSPNRHRAGKNPLEMIFGGAGAQEDADDDQQHANQDLQARRAQLRERLRRGELEDQIIEIQVEDNSPSMLEMFTGQGNEQMGINMQEIFGNMMPKKTKKRKLPIKEARKVLMQEEANKLIDMDEVYQESIERAEQSGIIFLDEIDKIASKDRGSGPDVSREGVQRDILPIVEGSTIMTKYGPVKTDYMLFIAAGAFHIAKPSDLIPELQGRFPIRVELNSLTQEDFVRILKEPQNAMTKQYTALLATEGITVEFSDEAIAELARIAAEVNQNTDNIGARRLHTILEKLLEDLSFEAPDITMESIVITPEYVREKLGDIARNRDLSQYIL
- the trmFO gene encoding FADH(2)-oxidizing methylenetetrahydrofolate--tRNA-(uracil(54)-C(5))-methyltransferase TrmFO, translated to MSAAQGVTVIGAGLAGSEAAWQIASAGVPVTLYEMRPVRKTPAHHTERFAELVCSNSLRANGLTNAVGVLKEEMRRLDSLILKAADLHAVPAGGALAVDREGFSDEVTRTLKNHPLIEFRNEELTEIPEGIVVIATGPLTSPALSERLQALTGESYFYFYDAAAPIIEKDSIDMSKVYLASRYDKGEAAYLNCPMTEEEFSRFYEELIQAEAVPLKDFEKEVYFEGCMPIEVMAKRGKQTVLFGPMKPVGLVNPHTGELPHAVVQLRQDNSAGTLYNMVGFQTHLKWGEQKRVFSLIPGLEEAEFVRFGVMHRNTFINSPKLLEATYQLKSENRLFFAGQMTGVEGYVESAASGLVAGMNAALAAKEQPLLVMPKETVIGSLAHYITTAEFRHFQPMNANFGLLPPLAVRIRKKQEKNEALANRALQALEPYRKQSV
- the hslV gene encoding ATP-dependent protease subunit HslV, with product MNASFHATTIFAIRHNGKGAVSGDGQVTFGNQMVMKQHAKKVRRLYRGNVIAGFAGSVADAITLFEKFEAKLEEHGGNLQRAAVELAKDWRSDRVLRRLEAMMVVMDEQSLLLISGNGEIIEPDDGIVAIGSGGSFALAAGRALKQYAPHMGAAEISKAALQMAADICVFTNHNIVTEEI
- the xerC gene encoding tyrosine recombinase XerC, which encodes MKDNRLLDSFLHYLEVEKNASAYTLEHYAADLRDYCAFLKEQRIERFVEVNYSDVRMYLAALHAREYARSSIARKLSALRSFYQYLMREGELEASPFHHIRTPKLEKKLPSFLYVEEMQAILEAADRDGPLGLRDRAIVEMLYAGGMRVSELAGLDLQHVDLGIGTALVYGKGAKERYVPLGEYALHALKRYLRDARPALAREGSGFALFLNHRGTRLTERSVRRVLNSLVERSAQGRRISPHTFRHSFATHMLEAGADLRTVQELLGHANISTTQIYTHVTKDHLQSVYNRAHPRA